Proteins encoded together in one Dechloromonas sp. HYN0024 window:
- the phoB gene encoding phosphate regulon transcriptional regulator PhoB, giving the protein MTPTILVVEDEPAIQELVTINLKHAGFLVVRAGSAEEAESAIRAALPDLVILDWMLPGQSGVALAKKIRADERTRELPIIMLTARVHEEDKVQGLEAGADDYITKPFSPKEMVARVRAVLRRRAPHLAGEAVEIGTLALNPATHRVMAGGQPIELGPTEFRLLFFFMTHAERVYTRAQLLDEVWGDHVFIEERTVDVHIRRLRAALEGSGNHERVETVRGTGYRFRGA; this is encoded by the coding sequence GTGACACCGACGATACTGGTCGTTGAAGACGAGCCAGCCATCCAGGAACTCGTCACCATCAATCTCAAGCACGCCGGCTTTCTGGTCGTCCGTGCCGGCAGCGCCGAGGAAGCCGAGTCGGCGATCCGCGCTGCGCTGCCCGATCTGGTCATTCTCGACTGGATGTTGCCCGGTCAGTCGGGCGTGGCGCTGGCCAAGAAAATCCGTGCCGATGAGCGGACGCGCGAGCTGCCGATCATCATGTTGACCGCCCGTGTCCATGAAGAAGACAAGGTTCAGGGACTCGAAGCCGGTGCCGACGATTACATCACCAAGCCCTTCTCGCCCAAGGAAATGGTCGCCCGGGTCCGCGCCGTGCTGCGCCGCCGGGCTCCGCACCTGGCCGGCGAGGCAGTCGAGATCGGTACGCTGGCCCTTAATCCGGCGACCCATCGGGTGATGGCAGGTGGTCAGCCGATCGAGCTGGGGCCAACCGAGTTTCGCCTGCTTTTCTTTTTCATGACCCACGCCGAGCGGGTCTATACCCGCGCCCAGTTGCTGGATGAGGTGTGGGGTGACCATGTCTTCATCGAGGAACGCACGGTTGATGTGCATATCCGTCGTCTGCGCGCCGCGCTCGAAGGCTCGGGCAACCACGAGCGGGTCGAAACCGTGCGCGGTACCGGCTACCGCTTTCGGGGAGCCTGA